The Ischnura elegans chromosome 13 unlocalized genomic scaffold, ioIscEleg1.1 SUPER_13_unloc_2, whole genome shotgun sequence genome segment ttcggacaaaaaaattccctgcaatttaaaaaaaattacccattgaaactttacttcgatttgttggtaggtcaattattattatttattttcctacttcgttaattccaattttagaaactgctccgGCTGTGTCTTTATTTCGTCATTGCATGTCAGAATTAGGTttgcgttttgaataaaattcgctttttacctttttgaatgtgTCAGTGCAAATGTTAACCCCTACTGAGGATTTCTTCGGTGTCGAAATGTAATAgcgccctatttttaaaaataatttggtttttctatgtgagctgaatggttatggggatcctatgtttaataaattttgttatttcttctttcttatgaagttcgttgttttacattattcgtataggtgtttaaatgaatgacccagtgacatatggcctgcaatcacttttttcgacgaggcgtcattccgatagcgctccagtttatataatgtcttctgtttctttatcgttatactacgatgtttttaatgatccccttcacagattataatatttcccatttcattaaggaataatttcattcgtgccttgtctttatgctatgtaacatccaatgtcaaagtttacctgatttttcgtttcccaaggggtctgtttttggaatagcgccctagtaattacagtgttattgttaacatacatttgctgtaaacgggttgcaatggtacgttacatatatattgattgcttacctctacttgtacgcttgttttcaaagcattgtcgcttttatgtatttatgaataacccaataaagctttgtctacactaatatgataaagtcttattttcacccattatatctaaaatacattattttcatattgttaaattaaatcattaacgtTACTTTAACTATTCCACCTCGTTTCATTAACGAATtcgcttaaataacaataatacaaaccattccttctttacatattcactgtcgctatttcccagggcgtgggatgaccttacgTGGGTCAAGATAATGGACCCCAACATGTGCTAGCAATAAAAATCACCTCGAAGACAGAATGTTTATCCGTAGTTCTACTGTTTATCTAAGATCGGGTGATGAGAGCAGAGTTTGGTTTAGATTAAATGTTAGCTAGTTAGGGTTCTCACCGCCAGAGGCACAGGTATATAGCAGGCTTTTTATCCGAGTTCAAATATTAGCAACAAAAATACCTCTCATTCGATGACGTGAAAAATCTAAACATTTTcttgaatttatattatttttgctttGCTGATGGCATTAAAACGATTTATATAAAGGCTTGATGATGCGGTTGGAAACAGAATTTTCGCGCACTTTGGATGCTAACAATAAGCATTAACGGTCTTGCTGTAACTATATATAAGAATTGAACTTACCTTAATGTGTACTGCCAAAAAAAGGTTTATATATACTATACTACAAAAAATACATGTACTAATTTTCATGTAATGAAGGCTAATAATATTTAAGTTATCATCACGAATGtaaaattcttccatttttcGTCATTTGGGTGAACTGCAGTAGCAAAAAGGTAGTTAATTGTCAATGAAGTCGCAAGAAGTCTCGAGTAGAGTGGCAAAGTTGGGacgaataattaaattataaaatacacgTACCTACTTAGGCGTAAGTACAAATATAAACCGTTACGAGCATCAtatgaaaaacattatattctGGAATAAAAGCGGTATCATGATGATGAcatgattgaaaaattgatttttaataaatgttatataaaaattacaatttaaatactATCATATACGATGAAAAATAcagattatattttatattccaaAGAGAAAAACACGGTTGCTGTAAAgaatcatgaatgtaaatattttatgtccccaTGTAGAATGGtatgaaaaacatcaaaagaAAGTTTTTCGATATTCATCCGGAATATTCCTAAAAAATCTGTTAAAGCAGCTTGGGGAAACGTATATGCTGTGAAAGCAATGTGGAACTGCCATCTACCTGCTTAGCAGCAACCGATTTCTAGGTTGCTGTCGAACTTCAGTGGATGTGAAACATGATATACAGCATGCAGTGCTGTGGTTGGGCCGGCACGGCGTACCTCCGAAGATCAAAACTCGTTGGAGTATACTTCGAGTCGATCTGAAACCTCCTCAAGTGATTTTTATCGAGTACCTACCGCCTAAATTCTTTCCCTACTACAGCACTGACAGTATGGCTCATGTTGTCATACCATCCTGCCATGTCACCAACTCATTTGCGGATAGGCACATCTGTCAAACTTATACTTAACACACAAAGAACTGCGCTTTGGGCTTGTCATGGAAAATGATATGGAACAAATTTCCTTCCATCTCCCACCTTTAAAACTCTTTTCAAATACACATTTAATAGATTTTTACCACTCATCCACTCGTGGAACTCAttcgcagtggcgtaactaggcatgtGCTTTCGGGGGCGGAGGGCGGCGGGAAAAATTAGAGCTGTGCGAgagtgtcatcgtcctgtatttgtttctatctctttgtttcaatttctattatatgttattatgattgtatattcgcctgtgtgaatgtgaaatgtatatatatattgtgacggatcATGAGAACGCCTCATATTTTAccgggtggggagggcatcattagtcccgagtacggaatgatcgaaccattattgagtactttgagacacaaaaaatatattttccacttcaaacatagcatacacacatttatcgaaattaaataccctgatgaagatgaggtgAAAGAAAAATGCACAGTATGATATGATTAAATTGCCCCCCtccaaaagaatacaaaaagaaaCAATTAGTGATTTGTAGAATTCGTGGGcggagtttacaatttgcccaaattaagtttttaggctgctttcgtggtaacactgaatcagatttctgacaaggagtcaacagtttggtgattagatacggcgcaccgggatagagagaaagaactcaaatattttggctacacagtttggggattaaatcgggtctgggcgaacgagcacggggacgggtcgctaactgcgacgttcttactgtttcgtcggagccttgagcagtgggagccgtcgatgatgcgacgcgttggaccccaaatgtccgcgggatcgagggctgtcttcctcccgacctctgggcgttggtcctgtctgtcgctcgtctgcaatcttgctttccgctgctggctacctccgtagaacaatctcgtcccgctaaacAGCACTCTCTGGTtacacccagaaaaatgacgaccaTCAGGCACGTCACCAATCCCGTTCTCTCTCCGTCGATCAGGCTAGCGTTTCTCGCCCCAAGGCTCACCGCGGATTTATACTGAtctggagggggatgatacacaggggatggggtTTTTTGGGACAAGAGGGGTTTCACTCGTGCCTCACTGTTGAgtggggcaaccaccggtccgTGCTGACCAACACAAAACACTTGCGAGTCACTtgtacctcatgcccggggcatgacaaaCTATTCACGCACACACTCAGTCATACGCatgctcatccacacatatgtgatcatcccctactcgggtcattactcagcgaaagaaaatacgtgacatatggtcggtacgtcacaatatatatgtacagtcactttcaaaagtcggtccccatacctggcgcagccgtctccgttattctccgaagtcgaccttcgcgtattgcttacacgttccttgtccactggggatcgattcgacttgatcaggtagtacaaatggtgcaacttgactactttaaccgtcgtcaagagccccacgcacgatttcagaggtaggaaggccgcgtgaaccttCTCCCCCCCCAcccagccaaacaattccaccaccgaagaaagcggagaagaatatatgggtttttccggcaagtaacccatcgcacgaggaagagaggagacatctgtgtagtttggtaaacttatacaaaacatactgtgcaaataaattttcggagcatttcgagcatgttactccaatattttttcttcacatcgcctggtgaaaaatacgtaaatatatacgcctatgtaaatattgtcctttgcgtcacggttaccatccgtcatcgcgttcatccatgccggcggttaaagattttcagatattttttcaatgtttacaaattaaatagcagtcactcctcaagtagtaggttattcggactacaagtagtgcctacattttgaataacgcaacttattcccatactatgaatagaaaattagaagaagtttttacatttttaccggtcaaaactaccggtacggcaattttttatgggagaagaaaattttgcattattttttcgaataagcaatttgattgtctttaaattttattgaattgcttttaaggtaaacataaattttcactaaaagaagcggcgagatgtttattggcatcaagtgaaatggcaggctgtaagaccataatgcgtcggaggaagtgttgtccttttgtttatgggaaatactcttacattaatattgttcatttttttaagaaaaacagtacaagcaacatgtgcgtggagttatgatggtgagtcaaccatagttatggtggtcatagaaaaacatcatttacctgcctttctgaattgaagattttacgaatcaccgtgcctgcgcccctcccaacttgaacttacccctttaattaaaagtgacgcccattcgaATTAGGCCCtatcattctaaccatatccttactttcatcccagacggcacagaaccctctgtatctaattcgtatatacatagtacccattgactaaggggatactatgccgctccgtcgcttttcgtcaatggataatttccattcgcggcctgtcgacgaagcgcgtacgcagcatgtgaatgtccgctactaagcacgtacgattggatacgaagcgcgcaggaacacggaactcaggctaatctcaatcaaTTAGGtcaaaattagatatatcgtaactcgcacgatcgaaaaatgtatcgaacgcaacacaatcgatagctaccgaccgtagcgagaaccttgatacgaatcattatgaattgtaagttctcaataggtaaataacaccatatcatgaattctaattaccatgaaagactcacgaccgacaaagtttttgtcggttgtgagtttttcatggtaattagaattcatgatatagtattatttacccattgagaacttacaaaacttattcggccacttaaataactgcgaaaaatgagattctcaaggctaattcacgcatccccagcatccagcattcttaagtggctcgtacttacttggaaaccttgagatgttaataagagtaaattcttattaatttttacactaaataatacatcacatagcccacgagcattaaaaagcttaccctaaagcctgacgaaataaaatttttaaataaaaattgccgatgaaacagggttgctgacacatctgctattagtatgatcgaattcatcaaaatgcaagcaaaaattaacgtatagttcagtctcagctactaaaacttacccatatcaggcgctaaagtatttgaaaaattatttgggatgagtaaaagtctctaggtcactgcagtaaatgtatcaacctattaaaaatatgaaagtcctgccaaatcaccagcataaacacttgtaaaataaaacatggtatctcttagatcacacctccgattttatacttactttgcatgaagtcaccaccacaagaaattttaaagaggcaggaaagaaaaaacccacagaaatacaatacatatattatgcattttctattgtcaaccacaataatatttccaattttctcttctatcccacatctaatttagcgaaacaattactcttattctctttcgaatagaaaattatttaaaagagcactggtcgatacataaaaactatcttcaatactttctccgatgaacgtccactatcacagcatcaacttgcacaaatcaaatccacatccacaaatatgtcacttctgccgcaatgtctgtcttcttggcgacaggtaacagtgaagcaatggtaccttcctccaatctgggtaccttcaattcagcaagaattttctcctcgtcttctcgtccaaggccacagattattttctgatatcacaaggtgcgatgtgaagctcacacacctaaaattaataaataataaaacaccatgtaacttattaggtcaaataatttccaatttttggtatttctgcatgagaaatcaaattactaggctcgtaaatgtagtaaatatttgtatgcctgatatttttattgttttaaactatagcataagataatttgaaatgatgaaagccgacgtgtaatacaccatagggcaagctaagaaacaatattcgatcctataaacttggcagcttattcctagtttctcctttatccactcgtttaccgaatgaattaatacaaaaaagacaactaaaatgcaagaattttcaaaagaattgctgctacaatattttgaatcaccatttttagtactgaatagtactatagtacttcagtacttgatgcatcaacatcccgaagccacttctaacttaaaattacatccaaataattacagcgagaaagagtacatacctcacagtttttcgtaggggtgaaatgttttcttcttatcgcccaaatgcacttcttcttcaactcaggatcttttggaaagctaaaagcttgaaccatgtcccggaatttccattacatcccgacaatacacacacgaaaggcatttttaacaaaaatatctcacaaacacgtttctgaagcccagtgaatgaaattaaagaataagggaaacttcaccattaccagacactctatttttcacaaaattaaccacaaaaatccctgaaatgtggtgagacgtgacgtaaacgatgcgatctccaacggcttgtgaaggcatgtgatctttctaggaggatatggcacgatggcacaacccgcgaaagaaaatagtcccagaccgaatacagttttatcgatgagatacaattttatcgatgcatatgaatttgccagtcctcttgcatcttttttcgtcattaaaggaaataaagaaacaaaacctttttagtaacttcctaagcgcgatttttgtatcttgatggtccaccctcgtattcaggtacgaaaacttcctgtgccgtctggggcaTGTAGTTATGGCCCTTGCCattgcattattatgacctttaaattttatttcctaactcggaatattcgaaaaatagctaattacatacactcaatgaacatgagtaacgtggaatgttatcaggaatatttattaatgatatctattgttcaaacagattgtcctggtcatgttatctaaatagctctaactgagtagaccatgagggcacaattattggatataaaatggaattttatctaccttagctaccaaaaagcacctctcaagctgtatttagcttttgatacaATTTCCGGGTatgagttacgctaatctatgctcctcagtgattgtaatctaatttagggttaacatttgtcttttatgtttaggaaagatacgaaatatctaagctgaacacttcaaaataatagtaaataatgaaataaatagcatttgccactcccattagagctaatcttgcatatttgtatacccagaaacaaacaccaattcgaaatcgtcggcgtactgccgccttgacgcagagaaaatccgacaggttcagtttttctgcgacgacgcagcgagctggagacatgacgtcatcaattctcaaagacgggctctgattggctcgctagccgcggcgtcaacgcaacgccgaactgtgaaggcccccttggttaacctctcaatgaaggggcaaagataaaacatatagtattaatgtgcctttaaattttaagaaataggcacacaagtcatgtaattaatgcttccgttggtattttcattatagaaaatatatttatggtaactattaagacattcgaactttcgatgagcATAAAGATGTCGGTTATTTACTTtctgatacctcgaatgtataaagcattatttaaatatttgttcatataggaTATCTCAGGGAAAACTTTTTGCTTTGAAACTGccttggaacccttttgaaactgttttggaacaccaaaatctgcattggaactgctgtgaaactcatttccactcatttgtaccaaaaattagaaatatgaagacgtttgtaactcatttgtgatcccatttctaactcctttgtacagagcgTGTTCGTatggaactgctttctacacatttggaactccttttgaacgattcggcaggatttccagacgtcatcattcgtattgtaactgctgtgtacggaaaagattcatttggaactccttttgaacgagaCGACAGGATTTCCGGTCGTCaacattcgtattgtaactgttgtgtactgagaagattcatgtgtaacggctttccatacatatgattttacactttcccggcgaacaacttcagaaaaatcttctcgggataccgcgcgggtaagattatttgAGAGCGCCCGAATAATCAACAACATATGGAGAATGAGTTGttggtatattattattttggcgCTCTcaaataatcttacccgcgcggtatcccgggAAGATTTTTCTAAGGCTTTCCATACGTTTACAATTCTTTGTTGAACGATTCGATAGGATTTCCAGACGCCataattcgtattgtaactgctgtatACGGAGACGATTCATGTGTTactgctttccatacgtttgcaattcTTTGACTCAGGCACTGggatataatgggttaataaagtgcgacaagatctgggagaatatcaccatctgtttTCCCAAATAAAAGAATACCCAGACAAATTCCAGGAGTGCATGAGGATGTCACCTGAAACGTTTTCATACATTTGCGCCAATGTGTCACCAAAGCTGGATAATTGCAGAAAATACTGTAACCTCCATATTAACCCTATCTGCTCTGAAGAACAGATTGTGGTAACAATAAGGTAAGATTAGTAATTAATCATTCAGTATAaaagtatattatatataataatcaaGTCATGAATTTATTGTTGATTTCAAACAGTTAAATACTTGTTCGGTGTTAAGTAATACAATTTTTGGTTCAAGGTGAAGAAATACACTATTTAATAGTTTACACTAAGGATAGTTGGAAAGTGATAAATTAGATTATATTATACAATTAAGGATAacctatttatttgaaaatactttgttACATGTTAGTAAATTTCTGGACATTGTGTTGTTCCTCAATATATGGTGATGTTAGCGGAGTCGGTGTATGAGAGGAAGTGTGGGCAAAGGAGCTGGTTGTGAGGGTAGTACTCATTCCGGTGACTCATGGCAGGGTTTGAGGGACGGTTCTTGTACGATGGTTCCTGTTCCGGTGAATAAGCCATGTCGAATAATTATTCTTGAACCTTCATCCGgaacatcatttttttccttgggTCCAACGTATTTACATGTGGTAGTAGAGAGTTAAAAAAACCCACATCTTCGTCATTCTTGTTAACTTCATCCactttgttcatttttaatttcagtttttctttctcGATATTTACTAATTCTTGGCCAATTTTTGCCTGATTTGTTAATCGTTTTTTGTACCCTGTTCTGGTGTACTCCTCCGTGGTTCTCTTAGATGTAAGTGTAGGTGTAGGCGACGAATTGTTGCTTCCACTTTGATTAGGTGTGCCCGGAATGTCAATTTGTGTAAGTTCACGATCCCCTTCTTCGTTATCCATCACGGAAAGGCTATCCATCTGCTCCTCAACGAAATCGTCGTTCAGTTGCCCTTCGTCAAAGTTCGTGTCGTTCGACAAATCAGTCAGGTTCCCTGTTGATTTCCTCGGGACGAATTGGTACAGGAGGAAAAGCATAGAATCAAAACATTTCCACGATGATGTTGACTCTAGAGCTGCATCTCCGGATCTAGGAGTTTTGCTATATTGCTTCCGGAATTCATCTCGCAGATTTTTCCAGATTAGCTTCACATCTTtatctgaaatacaaaataaaactcatGGCATATTGAAGAATTGAATATAGGTGACAACTTGTACACATAAGAAAGACCTGTAAGCTATTCTTCCATAAGGAATACACAGTaacagaaattattaattaatttatttaaataaataaataaatcttctaCTGCCTCATCGTAAGCCAACATAGGGTTTATAATGAAGAAAagtacattaaattatttttctatctagTAATGTCTTAAGTTTTATTACCACATCTGCAATGATTTCGGAGATCTTGAGGTGTTCCGCGACACAATTGACACCCTGTGAATGTATACACATATTACCAAAACATATCAATAGTTTATTGATTAGTCTATCGACAATAGGATATTTATAATAACTGCTGTATTATGTTTTGATTGTGTTGATATAAATATACTGCATTGAGTTGTTCTATTGCAGGTATTTGGCAACTGGAAGCAGTTATAAGACTCTTGGGTTTTCATTCCGGATGGGGGATAATACAGTGGGAAAAATTGTGAGGAATGTATGCAAACTACTATGGGGCACCTTTCAACCCAAGCATATGCCCATTCCgacaatttcagattttgaaactgTGGCTAGGAGGTTTGAAGAAGTTTGGAAATTTCCAAACTGCATTGGTGCCATCGATGGGAAAcactgcaaaataaaatgtcCAGCGCTTTCTGGGTCCATgtacttcaattacaaaaaaacattttcgatcgTTCTGCAAGGAGTGGCAGATGACCACTACAAATTTCTATTTGTTGATGCAGGTGGTTATGGCAAGCAAAGTGATGGGGGCACTTTCAAAGCATCGGATTTGGGCAAGTTGTTGGAACGGAAGGAACTAAACATTCCAGGTGAAAAATGTTTGCCCCGAAGTGATGTTAAGGTGCCCCATGTTTTTATTGCGGATGAGGCGTATCCTTTGCAGGAATATTTGATGAAGCCGTTCTCACAAAAAACAGTTGGTGAAGCTGAGGATGTGTACAACACCCGGCTGTCTAGTGCCAGAAAGACAATTGAATGTGCGTTTGGCATTTTATATGCTAAATGGCGGATTTTAAGTGGGTGTATTGAAACATCCCCGGAAAGTGCAGACCAACAAATAAAGGCTGCGTGCATTCTTCACAATATCATAATTGATAAAGATGGCTGGAGTCCAAGTGTGTCCGACATCCCGCCTGTCCCTCCCGAAGCCAATCTACAACCTTTGGGGAGATCCAGAAATTCCGCTTCAAACCGTGCGAAAGAAGTCAGAAATTGCTTTAAGGCATACTTTGGgaataatgtataaaaactgaaggaaattgaaagtaaaaatggttttttaacaaaaataatgatcttGGACCCTAACTTTTTGTATTGATTTGTTTATATTAACATATTAAAATCATTCTTTTTGTACATATGTTACAGTACATACAAGTGTTTGCATGAAAATGAAGTGCCACtgtctaaatatttattatgttatagACTCAGGCCTTTTCCTTATACGGTATGTCAAAGTagataatgtaaggattataaaatagTTACATCACCATATATAGTATAGTTTTAAAATACCCTCGTCCCAGGAAATTTGCTAATATATTAGGTTTCCAGCTTCGACTATTGAAAAGTATGTAGGGCTTATTTTTTAAGACAAATCTCATGTTGTATtgtcttatttgtttattttttgcttacaaATAACCccgtattttttattgcctatatcggaagattattactcctggagtacgtatttcacgcttttagattttttaaatgaagatatctatttttggcgattaaatgaaaagtgaaagatttcaagcgcgcgaaaacgcgacgggtaaggaaatctctccgtgtgacgtatttctggttccctctcccgtcttgtgaggtgaccttgatcgaggctctgagcgctgataggacgcaggatgctagcgggtagctgagtaccttgatggctggtagcgcttggcttaaaaaaggtttattaataccttatcaaatgaagaaaactttccgaacttaggtacttttaataggtgattattaagacatgtttccctgagcgctgtgcctcatgcatgcattggtaacctcggacgatgtataactcctatcttctcctatagaaactaggtccctgtgacgtcacgtggagtggcatcgcatgggcgccaatctggcccttttcaaatgaggataaaaatggaccattgccattcgtctaaaccggtatttcaaaaacgaaataatttgtatattatgaacacagtaatggtgggtaacaaatcgcaatcaatgcctttcggtttctttgatggaggaaactaccctattaccataCTCAACAATTGAAGTTTGAATAGCGCAGTGAAAGAGTTTTCGGCTTGAAATGGGAGGAGCTGCGTTCGGTCTTCTCCAATTCCCAAATTTTTTATTCTCCTCAAAATCgtattttgttttaaagtttttaatatttttttattgtatgttaAGAAAAtaccaaatgttgaatttgagcattttttataacaatttctaatttaaatgatcgtGCGACGGGAATCCTTTGTttttagcgcggtaggacgaatcattgcgtttcccttgagggaactccaatcagaatcactggtgaatatGATTCCCAGTGTTACAAGGTTTCCTTTACAGGCCCGTAACTGCTcatcattattaacctttgggatGATAACTATTGTagtaatctaaggttccatacaCGTAAATTC includes the following:
- the LOC124172759 gene encoding protein ANTAGONIST OF LIKE HETEROCHROMATIN PROTEIN 1-like; protein product: MRMSPETFSYICANVSPKLDNCRKYCNLHINPICSEEQIVVTIRYLATGSSYKTLGFSFRMGDNTVGKIVRNVCKLLWGTFQPKHMPIPTISDFETVARRFEEVWKFPNCIGAIDGKHCKIKCPALSGSMYFNYKKTFSIVLQGVADDHYKFLFVDAGGYGKQSDGGTFKASDLGKLLERKELNIPGEKCLPRSDVKVPHVFIADEAYPLQEYLMKPFSQKTVGEAEDVYNTRLSSARKTIECAFGILYAKWRILSGCIETSPESADQQIKAACILHNIIIDKDGWSPSVSDIPPVPPEANLQPLGRSRNSASNRAKEVRNCFKAYFGNNV